Genomic segment of Candidatus Manganitrophaceae bacterium:
ATAATGAGTTGTTGGTCCAGCTTGAGATCAAATTCTGAGCTTTACCTGGATAAATTTACATCTTGATTGGAGGAAACGGATTCGTTATAATCGGGCGAATCTGAGGGGGAGCGGCTCGGCATGGTCTATGAGATTCACCATTTGGAAGGTTTTGATCCATTATTAAGGATGTATAGCCGGAATGTGACCGTTGAAGTTGATGAGAACGGCTATACGGGGCGTTTCGGCTATGAAGGTCTGAAAGTCCAGTCAAGCGAGTATCCCACTGTCGAAGAGGTCCTGGAGGATATTATCAGGAAACTTCAAAAGAAAGGATTCACCGAGCTTCGCTCCCGGGTCAATTTTCGTGATGACCGCTACTTGGCCGAGCGAGAACCCTGGATTGATTACAAGGCCTCGTAAGAACGGTCTGCAATGTTTACCTTGTCGCCGCCTGCTTGCCCCCCCCCTTTCCTCAAAATGAAGAGATCAGGAACTAAGTTTAATTTTTTTATCGGCCTCCTTGCAGGTTTTTTTCTTGTTGTCGGCGTGTTTTGGGTGCAACCTTCCTCTGCTGCAACCTTTGCGGCGGAACGGTTTGAAGAATCAAGTCCTGATCCTCAGACGGAACTTGTCCGTCTGAGGATCGCTGCCCTCAAGCTTAAACTTCGTCTTGCCAGTGAGAAAAAAAGGGATGTTTCTCCCCTCTCCTCTCTTTTCAAGTTATACGATAGAAACAGGTTTAAAGGGGTTGTTGAGGAGATCCGGGCTTTCCCCGAAGAGGAAAGAAGCGCTGCTATTTTCCTTGTCTACGGGAACAGTCTTTTTTTTCTTGGAAAAAAAGAAGGGGCCGTGGCGGCCTATCAACAGGCCTACCGCCGCGCAAAGAACTCCGGTGAAAAAGCGGCGGCCATGGCAAACTTTGGTCTCGTTCTATCAACAAAAGGCGCGTGGGAACAAGCCATCGACTGGTTGACGCGTGCTCTGGAAATTGACCGTACAACCGACAATTGGCTGGGACAAGGCACGGCCCTTTCCCTTCTGGGTGACTTGTACTATCAGACAGGCGATAGAATAAAGGGCGCTGCCGCCCATATTGAGGCCCTGGAAATCGCGGAGACCATTCCGATCCCCTGGCTGGAGGCGCGTCAGTTGACTCTGCTGGCCAATCTCTACATTCTCGACCACACCCTCGATATCGCACAGAAATATCACAGCAAGGCGCTCGTTCTCTACCGGAAGCTCGATGACCCGCTTGGGGAAGCCCTCTCCCTGGACGGCCTCAGCGTGATAGGTAAGGATCAAAAACGCTTTGATCCCGCCTTGAGGTCCCAGTCAAGAGCCCTGGACATCTATAAACGCCTGGGTGATCGTCTCTCTCAGGCCAAAGCCCTCATCAACCTAGCCTTAATTTACCGGGAACAAGGCGCGTTTCAAAAGGCGTTGGGAAGGGCCGGGGAGGCGCTTGAGATCCGGGAGGTTCTGGGGGATACAAACGGAATGGCCCATACGGAAGGGACCATCGGGACCATCTATGAGAAGAAGGGGGATTTGGCTGAGGCTGTTCGCCACATGGAAAGCGCGATGGCGCTTTTTAGAAAAACCGGTGCGTCCCAACAGATCCATGCGGTGGAGCTTCAGATTCAGAGGCTTCGTGACCAGATGTGAAAAGGGTAGTGTAACGATCCAGCACCCCCTCTTTTCTCCTATTTGTGTATTGGGTTTTAAATCACCTGTTAGACGCGAAGGATTTCTTCCTGGAAGGCCTCATACAAAATCTTGGTGATCCGTCCTGGTTGGCCTGACTCGACGATTTTTCCGTCGAGCCGGGTGACCGGCAGGACTTCGATTGTGGTTCCTGACAGGAATATTTCATCGGCGGTCGCGAGACGGCGAAGCGTTAAGGTTTTCTCCTGCATGCGGAGTCCTTGCTTCTTCACGAGTTGAATCACCATGCTCTTTGTAATTCCGGAGAGGATGTGGAGGCCATCGGGAGGAGTGATCACGCTTCGTCCAAAGACTGCAAAGAGATTGCTCCCCGCGCCCTCCATGACCTTCCCCTCACGAACAAAAATGGCTTCCATGGCATCCGACTTCAATGCGCGTTCCCGTGCCAGGACGTTGGGGAGCAGGTTCAGGGACTTCACATAGCAGCGGGCCCATCGGGTGTCCGTCACGGTGACAATAGAGACTCCATCGCGCCGCATCTTGTGGGATGGAGTCTTGCATTTCCGAAAGGTCATGACGACGGTGGGTCTTACTCGCTTCGGAAAGCGATGGTTTCGCGGGGCCATACCCCGGGTGATCTGAATATAGACCTGCGTCTCGCTGAACTGGGTTTTTTGACATCCGGACCGGATGATTTTTTCCATCTCACTGAATGAATATGGGATGGCGATCCCGATTGCATCTGCACTGATCTTGAGGCGAGCGAGATGGGCCTCAACGCGGAAGGGTTGCTTGTGATAGGTCCGAATGACCTCATAGACCCCATCTCCAAACTGGAAACCGCGGTCTTCAATAGAGATTGTCGCAGCGGAAAGGGGAGACCACTTTCCATTCACAAAAGCAATGTTGGCCATTTATTGTACCTTTGCTCTTTCGAGTACGGAGGCGTTCATTTTTTCTGCATCCAGACGTGGAAAAAAGCATAAAGCGCCTGTTGTTCTTCTTCGATGTGGAGCTGTCTGAACGACTTTCCAAAG
This window contains:
- the dat gene encoding D-amino-acid transaminase; amino-acid sequence: MANIAFVNGKWSPLSAATISIEDRGFQFGDGVYEVIRTYHKQPFRVEAHLARLKISADAIGIAIPYSFSEMEKIIRSGCQKTQFSETQVYIQITRGMAPRNHRFPKRVRPTVVMTFRKCKTPSHKMRRDGVSIVTVTDTRWARCYVKSLNLLPNVLARERALKSDAMEAIFVREGKVMEGAGSNLFAVFGRSVITPPDGLHILSGITKSMVIQLVKKQGLRMQEKTLTLRRLATADEIFLSGTTIEVLPVTRLDGKIVESGQPGRITKILYEAFQEEILRV
- a CDS encoding tetratricopeptide repeat protein, translated to MFTLSPPACPPPFLKMKRSGTKFNFFIGLLAGFFLVVGVFWVQPSSAATFAAERFEESSPDPQTELVRLRIAALKLKLRLASEKKRDVSPLSSLFKLYDRNRFKGVVEEIRAFPEEERSAAIFLVYGNSLFFLGKKEGAVAAYQQAYRRAKNSGEKAAAMANFGLVLSTKGAWEQAIDWLTRALEIDRTTDNWLGQGTALSLLGDLYYQTGDRIKGAAAHIEALEIAETIPIPWLEARQLTLLANLYILDHTLDIAQKYHSKALVLYRKLDDPLGEALSLDGLSVIGKDQKRFDPALRSQSRALDIYKRLGDRLSQAKALINLALIYREQGAFQKALGRAGEALEIREVLGDTNGMAHTEGTIGTIYEKKGDLAEAVRHMESAMALFRKTGASQQIHAVELQIQRLRDQM